In Holophagales bacterium, one DNA window encodes the following:
- a CDS encoding DUF1444 family protein: MPPRRRIPGSLLLAAVAVLVGCRHADSTRNAPPSDAELARFRDRVLAAAARELPGRELTATGDPRVLKHGNAELGLQNLFLVDRQNGGDDAALARLVREQLGASLAAADAAAAARALDWVAAKPLLRPQIAPAEYGTRMPLAHRPFAHGAIEAYVLDQDSTYQYVLVDDLARWKVTLDEVRARALENLDRASAGLSPEVADGAETVLVFSTHDGYDAARLLLPSVRAAAAAALGSPFHAAIPTRDTLVLWRADASPDVAAQTRRTVAEQFSHDPYALSDAILEVTATSLRELPR; the protein is encoded by the coding sequence GTGCCCCCCAGACGCCGGATTCCCGGCTCCCTCCTGCTCGCCGCCGTGGCGGTGCTCGTCGGCTGCCGCCACGCCGACTCGACCCGGAACGCGCCGCCGAGCGACGCCGAGCTCGCGCGCTTCCGCGATCGCGTGCTTGCCGCCGCGGCACGCGAGCTGCCCGGACGCGAGCTCACGGCGACCGGCGACCCGCGAGTGCTCAAGCACGGCAACGCCGAGCTCGGCCTGCAGAACCTCTTTCTCGTCGACCGGCAGAACGGCGGCGACGACGCGGCGCTCGCCCGCCTCGTGCGCGAACAGCTCGGCGCCAGCCTCGCCGCCGCCGACGCGGCCGCTGCGGCGAGAGCCCTCGACTGGGTCGCCGCGAAGCCGCTGCTCCGGCCGCAGATCGCTCCGGCCGAATACGGAACGCGGATGCCGCTCGCCCATCGCCCGTTTGCCCACGGCGCGATCGAGGCCTATGTTCTCGACCAGGATTCGACCTATCAGTACGTGCTCGTCGACGATCTCGCACGCTGGAAGGTCACGCTCGACGAGGTTCGTGCCCGGGCCCTGGAGAACCTCGACCGGGCGAGCGCCGGCCTCTCCCCCGAGGTCGCCGACGGGGCCGAGACGGTGCTCGTCTTCTCCACCCACGACGGCTACGACGCCGCGCGGCTGCTCCTGCCGAGCGTGCGCGCCGCTGCCGCCGCAGCGCTCGGCAGCCCGTTTCACGCGGCGATCCCCACCCGCGACACGCTCGTCCTCTGGCGCGCCGACGCCTCGCCGGACGTCGCCGCGCAGACCCGGCGCACCGTCGCCGAACAGTTCTCCCACGATCCCTACGCCCTGAGCGACGCGATCCTCGAAGTTACGGCCACCTCGCTCCGCGAGCTGCCGCGGTAG
- a CDS encoding class I SAM-dependent methyltransferase yields MLWKRFLPWTSPPLPPSNLLAGVGQGDFWKIGRATVDLIRRTVGLTACEHVLDVGCGLGRIAWPLSRQLGRRARYIGMDASRLYVDWCRHHLGHDRRLTFTHVDVRSRVYNPTGTIPASECVFEWPDASFDLVVATSLFTHLEPNATERFLAEIARVLSPTGRLFATFFVLDPLGRTAIARGATFPTFEHPIPQGRLHDPARPEAAIAFHPEWLHEAISRAGLRAGCEQSGLWKGAPGPCYQDVIAAARR; encoded by the coding sequence ATGCTCTGGAAGCGATTCCTGCCCTGGACCTCTCCGCCGCTCCCGCCTTCGAATCTGCTTGCCGGCGTCGGCCAGGGCGACTTCTGGAAGATCGGCCGAGCGACCGTCGACCTCATCCGCCGCACGGTCGGTCTCACCGCGTGCGAGCACGTGCTCGACGTCGGCTGCGGGCTCGGTCGCATCGCCTGGCCGCTCTCGCGACAGCTCGGGAGACGAGCCCGCTACATCGGCATGGACGCGAGCCGGCTCTACGTCGACTGGTGTCGACACCACCTGGGGCACGATCGCCGGCTGACCTTCACCCACGTCGACGTCCGCTCGCGGGTCTACAACCCGACCGGAACGATCCCCGCGTCCGAGTGCGTGTTCGAGTGGCCGGACGCGAGCTTCGACCTGGTCGTCGCGACGTCGCTCTTCACCCACCTCGAGCCGAACGCCACCGAGCGCTTTCTCGCCGAGATCGCCCGCGTGCTGAGCCCGACCGGACGACTCTTCGCCACCTTCTTCGTGCTCGATCCCCTCGGCCGAACGGCGATCGCCCGCGGCGCCACCTTCCCGACCTTCGAGCACCCGATTCCGCAGGGACGGCTGCACGATCCGGCGAGGCCGGAAGCGGCGATCGCGTTCCATCCGGAATGGCTGCACGAGGCGATCTCCCGGGCCGGGCTGCGCGCGGGATGCGAACAGTCCGGACTCTGGAAGGGCGCGCCCGGGCCCTGCTACCAGGATGTCATCGCCGCCGCACGTCGCTGA